A genomic window from Lotus japonicus ecotype B-129 chromosome 1, LjGifu_v1.2 includes:
- the LOC130743299 gene encoding rust resistance kinase Lr10-like: MSLIIIGAAASTGSSRISLVQVVLVIMILLLLLYCESCSCSQQQVCSRSCGVHNITHPFRLKDDPKACGDSRYDLICEANQLMLHLGIGKYRVESINYNNFTIRLVDANLPHLHYLPITTSYSLGLYNFSFNYDGPYRLYQQSWYSAYNRLVSSMLYVSCPNGVDFSGGVQVDDDGAACFNSSSSWYGKSFYHVNATDKSVWDLGLGDSCSVEFMYLTSWHDDDESINISCTKIRDMLLYGFELNWANSLCKEGHYAKLKTNQWHCQRGRFYFGLYQLLTILEFIALLCGAKFVLGAPCFVVLLIYKWRRRHLSMYDGIEHFLRSDHNIVPIRYSYKDIKSITQKFKTKLGNGGFGSVFKGQLRSGRLVAVKMLDKAKTNGQDFINEVATIGTIHHVNVVQLIGYCVEGSKRALIYEFMPNGSLEKYIFSHEESSSLSCEKLYTISLGVAHGIEYLHNGCNLKILHFDIKPHNILLDENFNPKVSDFGLARLCPTDNSIVSLTAARGTIGYMAPELYYRNVGNVSYKADVYSFGMLLMEMASRRKNLNALAEESSQIYFPFWVYDRLCDGREITIENDTDEEMKLAKKMMIVALWCIQTKPGDRPPMDKVLEMLEDHEELQMPKEPYLYAQDLPAEDARDYSNSSPSSSDGVDTNDST, encoded by the exons ATGTCACTCATAATTATTGGTGCTGCTGCATCCACAGGATCATCAAGGATAAGCCTTGTGCAGGTGGTGTTGGTAATAATGATATTGCTTCTTCTCCTATACTGTGAAAGTTGTAGCTGCAGCCAGCAACAAGTGTGTTCTCGTTCGTGCGGGGTTCATAACATAACACACCCTTTCCGGCTGAAGGACGATCCGAAAGCGTGTGGTGACTCGAGGTACGATCTAATCTGCGAGGCCAACCAATTGATGTTGCATTTGGGAATTGGGAAATACAGAGTAGAGTCAATTAATTACAACAACTTCACAATACGACTAGTGGATGCCAATCTTCCACACCTTCATTACTTACCAATAACAACAAGTTACTCTTTAGGCCTCTACAATTTCAGTTTCAACTATGATGGACCATATCGACTGTATCAGCAGTCTTGGTACAGTGCCTATAACAGATTGGTTAGTTCTATGTTATATGTGAGCTGTCCGAATGGGGTGGATTTCTCTGGTGGTGTACAAGTTGATGACGACGGTGCAGCTTGCTTCAACAGTTCTTCTTCTTGGTATGGGAAATCATTCTACCATGTCAATGCCACTGACAAGTCTGTATGGGATTTGGGGCTGGGAGACTCGTGTAGTGTAGAGTTTATGTACCTGACATCGTggcatgatgatgatgaaagcATCAACATTTCATGTACCAAGATTCGTGACATGCTGCTTTATGGCTTTGAGCTTAACTGGGCAAACAGTCTTTGTAAAGAGGGCCACTATGCCAAGCTCAAAACGAACCAGTGGCATTGTCAACGAG GCAGGTTTTATTTTGGGCTTTATCAACTTTTGACAATATTAG AATTCATTGCTTTGCTATGTGGTGCCAAATTTGTTCTTGGAGCGCCATGCTTCGTTGTGTTATTAATCTATAAATGGCGACGAAGGCATTTATCCATGTACGATGGCATTGAACATTTTCTTCGAAGTGACCATAACATCGTGCCTATAAGGTACTCTTACAAAGACATCAAGAGCATAAcacaaaaatttaaaactaaacTAGGAAATGGAGGCTTTGGTTCTGTCTTCAAAGGACAATTACGAAGTGGTCGTCTTGTAGCTGTCAAGATGTTGGACAAAGCCAAGACAAATGGTCAAGACTTCATCAATGAAGTTGCCACCATTGGTACCATTCATCATGTTAATGTTGTTCAGCTCATTGGTTATTGTGTGGAGGGATCAAAGCGTGCTCTTATATATGAATTCATGCCAAATGGGTCTCTTGAAAAGTACATCTTTTCTCATGAAGAGAGTTCTTCTCTAAGTTGTGAGAAATTATATACCATTTCTCTTGGAGTGGCTCATGGCATTGAATACTTGCATAATGGCTGCAACTTGAAAATTCTGCACTTTGACATCAAGCCTCATAACATTCTTCTTGATGAGAATTTCAATCCAAAAGTTTCTGATTTTGGACTTGCAAGACTCTGTCCTACAGATAATAGCATTGTGTCTTTGACCGCAGCAAGAGGAACCATAGGATACATGGCACCAGAGCTATATTACAGAAATGTTGGCAATGTGTCCTACAAAGCTGATGTGTATAGCTTTGGGATGTTACTTATGGAGATGGCTAGTAGAAGGAAGAACTTGAATGCATTGGCTGAGGAATCTAGCCAAATTTATTTCCCTTTTTGGGTTTATGATCGGTTatgtgatggaagggaaatcaCAATTGAAAATGACACGGATGAGGAGATGAAATTGGCAAAGAAAATGATGATTGTGGCTTTGTGGTGTATACAGACAAAGCCTGGCGATCGTCCTCCAATGGATAAAGTGTTGGAGATGCTTGAAGATCATGAGGAATTACAAATGCCTAAAGAGCCTTATCTATATGCACAAGATTTACCAGCAGAGGATGCTAGAGATTATAGCAACTCAAGTCCATCATCCTCTGATGGAGTAGACACTAATGACAGCACATGA